In the bacterium genome, GAATATATATAAATTATTTCTCAATATTTTTGCTTTGATAGAATTGAGGTTACTAGTAAAGTTTAGTTTTTCTGACTTTGAGGCAAAATTTGAATCTACAGCAAAAAATATCTTCTCAAAACTATCATAAACAATTGGAACATTATTCAATAATCCGATATATTCTTCTTCACTTTGCAAACTATAGCGAATTTTAGCAGTTCTTGACTTTAGGTCATATTCAACCAAAAGATTATTTGAAAGAAAAAATAAGCTATTATCAGTTATAGAGACTTTTGATAAATCATTGAAAGCTCTCTTTAATTCAAACTCAATTTCAGTATCTGTAAACAATATATAATTGCAGTTATCAAATATATGTTGATTTGTGAGATTTAGACATGTATAGTTTATGTTTTTTGAATAAAGTATTTCTTCAGAGAAATTGAAATTTGGCTCTGTTTTTGAAACTATATCTTTCAATCGCTTTTCGGTGACAAGGTTGTATATATGAGCAAACTTACCTTCTGATAAATTTACTATATAGTTCTGTCCCCAAAGAATAAAGTTATCCAAATATTCACCAAGCACCTTGAATTGCGTTGATTCAGAATCAGAGATCATTACAGGGCTAACTTCATATATCTTGCCTTTTTCAACTTCAACACTTTCGTGATATTTACTATATCCATCAGATTCAATATCTAGCCTGTATTTGCCTGGTTTCAAGGAGTCTGTTGTGAGTGGTGAACTACCGATTTGCACACCGTCTAAATACACCTTAGCAGGACCTTTCGTAAGAACTTTGATTTTGCCAGTTCTAGAGAATTCTGGGAGATTTATAGTGACATTATCAGTTATTTGATATACTTTTGAATTTTCGTAATCTGCTACAAATCCATTTGCTTCATATATTCCATAAACAGATAGAATCACAAAGAAGGTATAAAATAGCAAATGGACTAAATTTTCCCTTTTCATGCATAAATTATAGCAAATATTATATTGAATGGTATAATTTCAATATGCGAAAAAATATATGTATAGATCTAGGGACTGCAAATGTATTGGTTTCAGTCAATGGAGAGCTGATATTTGAGGAACCTACATACATTGCAATGTCAAATGACAAAAGAACTGTCTTGTCGGTAGGAAAAGAAGCCAAGAGTATGTCAGGAAAAGTTTCGAAGGAAATATCTGTCGTTAGACCTATGAAAAATGGTGTGATATCTGATTTCAAAGCAGCAAGAAAGCTTGTTGAGTATTGTATATCACTTGCTGGTAAAAACAATTGGTTAAAACCAAATGTCTTGATTTCAGTTCC is a window encoding:
- a CDS encoding PEGA domain-containing protein; translation: MKRENLVHLLFYTFFVILSVYGIYEANGFVADYENSKVYQITDNVTINLPEFSRTGKIKVLTKGPAKVYLDGVQIGSSPLTTDSLKPGKYRLDIESDGYSKYHESVEVEKGKIYEVSPVMISDSESTQFKVLGEYLDNFILWGQNYIVNLSEGKFAHIYNLVTEKRLKDIVSKTEPNFNFSEEILYSKNINYTCLNLTNQHIFDNCNYILFTDTEIEFELKRAFNDLSKVSITDNSLFFLSNNLLVEYDLKSRTAKIRYSLQSEEEYIGLLNNVPIVYDSFEKIFFAVDSNFASKSEKLNFTSNLNSIKAKILRNNLYIFDENDIRIFNEKLELIKIISGDYSYSEDGYFYSKSENVVNILLKNNVVIAIPRAFYNSETDTLSVSDTSLLIQNNNRLDYFYGSTKLNHFSIEKLENERYYLVGDKLFKYETIGNLKKISTLNLFE